Proteins from one Fragaria vesca subsp. vesca linkage group LG6, FraVesHawaii_1.0, whole genome shotgun sequence genomic window:
- the LOC101312944 gene encoding calcineurin subunit B-like isoform 3 has translation MGSTSSMLTQYDIEEVQEHCHNLFSQQEIVSLYKRFCQLDRNAKGFISADEFLSVPELAMNPISQRLLKMVEGLNFKDFVAFLSAFSARATMQQKMEFIFKVYDSDRNGKVSFNDILEVLRDLSGSFLSDEQREKVLTQVLQESGYSRGSYLTLDDFSKVLGGHGLKMEVEVPID, from the exons ATGGGGAGTACCTCATCGATGCTAACACAGTATGACATAGAAGAAGTACAGGAGCACTGCCATAATCTTT TTTCCCAGCAAGAAATTGTTTCCTTGTACAAACGATTTTGTCAGCTTGATCGGAATGCAAAGGGTTTCATCTCAGCTGACGAATTCTTATCCGTACCTGAGTTAGCAATGAATCCAATCTCTCAG AGGCTGCTTAAAATGGTGGAAGGTTTGAACTTTAAGGACTTTGTGGCTTTCTTGTCAGCGTTTAGTGCTAGAGCTACTATGCAGCAGAAAATGGAAT TTATCTTCAAGGTATATGATTCAGACCGCAATGGAAAGGTTTCTTTCAATGATATATTAGAAGTACTCCGGGATTTGTCTGGTTCATTTCTGTCTGACGAGCAAAGAGAG AAAGTTTTGACCCAAGTCTTGCAAGAATCAGGATATTCAAGGGGATCTTATTTGACATTAGATGACTTCAGCAAG GTTCTTGGCGGTCATGGCCTAAAAATGGAGGTTGAGGTTCCAATTGACTGA
- the LOC101312944 gene encoding calcineurin subunit B-like isoform 4: MLPRIMQICNWSDLLAKSVSQQEIVSLYKRFCQLDRNAKGFISADEFLSVPELAMNPISQRLLKMVEGLNFKDFVAFLSAFSARATMQQKMEFIFKVYDSDRNGKVSFNDILEVLRDLSGSFLSDEQREKVLTQVLQESGYSRGSYLTLDDFSKVLGGHGLKMEVEVPID, translated from the exons ATGTTGCCAAG AATAATGCAAATATGTAATTGGTCTGATTTGCTTGCGAAATCAGTTTCCCAGCAAGAAATTGTTTCCTTGTACAAACGATTTTGTCAGCTTGATCGGAATGCAAAGGGTTTCATCTCAGCTGACGAATTCTTATCCGTACCTGAGTTAGCAATGAATCCAATCTCTCAG AGGCTGCTTAAAATGGTGGAAGGTTTGAACTTTAAGGACTTTGTGGCTTTCTTGTCAGCGTTTAGTGCTAGAGCTACTATGCAGCAGAAAATGGAAT TTATCTTCAAGGTATATGATTCAGACCGCAATGGAAAGGTTTCTTTCAATGATATATTAGAAGTACTCCGGGATTTGTCTGGTTCATTTCTGTCTGACGAGCAAAGAGAG AAAGTTTTGACCCAAGTCTTGCAAGAATCAGGATATTCAAGGGGATCTTATTTGACATTAGATGACTTCAGCAAG GTTCTTGGCGGTCATGGCCTAAAAATGGAGGTTGAGGTTCCAATTGACTGA
- the LOC101312944 gene encoding calcineurin subunit B-like isoform 1 — MGSTSSMLTQYDIEEVQEHCHNLFSQQEIVSLYKRFCQLDRNAKGFISADEFLSVPELAMNPISQRLLKMVEGLNFKDFVAFLSAFSARATMQQKMEFIFKVYDSDRNGKVSFNDILEVLRDLSGSFLSDEQREKVLTQVLQESGYSRGSYLTLDDFSKVFYTVRSYAYYVACNWHEKKEVGTVASIKRHGML; from the exons ATGGGGAGTACCTCATCGATGCTAACACAGTATGACATAGAAGAAGTACAGGAGCACTGCCATAATCTTT TTTCCCAGCAAGAAATTGTTTCCTTGTACAAACGATTTTGTCAGCTTGATCGGAATGCAAAGGGTTTCATCTCAGCTGACGAATTCTTATCCGTACCTGAGTTAGCAATGAATCCAATCTCTCAG AGGCTGCTTAAAATGGTGGAAGGTTTGAACTTTAAGGACTTTGTGGCTTTCTTGTCAGCGTTTAGTGCTAGAGCTACTATGCAGCAGAAAATGGAAT TTATCTTCAAGGTATATGATTCAGACCGCAATGGAAAGGTTTCTTTCAATGATATATTAGAAGTACTCCGGGATTTGTCTGGTTCATTTCTGTCTGACGAGCAAAGAGAG AAAGTTTTGACCCAAGTCTTGCAAGAATCAGGATATTCAAGGGGATCTTATTTGACATTAGATGACTTCAGCAAGGTATTTTACACTGTACGATCATATGCATATTATGTCGCATGTAATTGGCATGAAAAGAAGGAGGTGGGTACGGTTGCTTCCATTAAAAGACATGGAATGCTCTAA
- the LOC101313818 gene encoding NADH dehydrogenase [ubiquinone] flavoprotein 2, mitochondrial-like: MLGRLASTRLQEIRRIFTQPSSVRSLSTALNYHINSPDNNPEQAWEFSDANKAKVKEILSHYPSNYKQSAVIPLLDLAQQQHGGWLPVSAMNAVAKVIEVAPIRVYEVATFYSMFNRAKVGKYHLLVCGTTPCMIRGSRDIESALLKHLGVKRNEVTKDGLFSVGEMECMGSCVNAPMITVADYSNGSEGYTYNYYEDVTPEKVVELVEKLRKGEKPPAGTQNPKRIMSGPEGGNTTLLGEPKPPPCRDLDAC, encoded by the exons ATGCTGGGCCGACTCGCTTCAACTCGGCTCCAAGAGATCCGCCGAATCTTCACTCAG CCTTCTTCTGTTCGATCCTTGTCCACCGCGCTCAACTAC CATATTAATTCGCCGGATAACAATCCAGAACAAGCTTGGGAATTCAGCGATGCTAACAAAGCCAAG GTGAAAGAGATACTTTCTCATTATCCGTCCAACTACAAGCAATCTGCAGTGATTCCTCTGCTGGATCTTGCACAACAGCAGCATGGAGGATGGCTCCCTGTTTCAGCAATGAATGCA GTAGCGAAGGTTATAGAAGTTGCTCCTATACGTGTATATGAAGTCGCAACATTTTATTCAATGTTCAACCGGGCAAAG GTGGGAAAGTATCATCTTTTGGTATGTGGGACAACACCATGTATGATTCGTGGCTCACGAGATATTGAATCAGCTTTACTGAAACACCTAGGAGTTAAACGCAATG AAGTAACCAAGGATGGATTATTCTCTGTCGGGGAAATGGAATGCATG GGTTCCTGTGTGAATGCTCCTATGATTACAGTGGCAGATTACTCAAATGGATCGGAGGGATATACATATAACTATTAT GAAGATGTTACTCCAGAGAAAGTTGTGGAACTAGTTGAGAAGTTAAGAAAGGGCGAGAAGCCTCCG GCTGGCACTCAAAATCCTAAGCGCATTATGTCTGGACCAGAAGGTGGAAATACTACATTGCTCGGTGAGCCTAAACCTCCTCCATGCCGGGATCTTGATGCATGCTAA